The Deltaproteobacteria bacterium CG2_30_66_27 genome includes a region encoding these proteins:
- a CDS encoding aspartate--tRNA ligase produces MDTFLPEHKRTIYCGLLRPEDIGKEVVLCGWVHRRRDHGGLVFVDLRDREGLAQVVIDPVTSPEAHAKADALRVEYVLSVRGVVRRRPPGTENPNLPTGQVEVSATALAILNESKPIPFSLDDDTDVAENVRLKYRYLDLRRPSIQAMFMKRAKLARSVREYFFENGFLEVETPVLTKSTPEGARDYLVPSRVNAGMFYALPQSPQLFKQILMIAGYDRYAQIVKCFRDEDLRADRQPEFTQIDVEMSFIDRDDIFAMMEGLMARVFRDVLGEEIRHPIPRMSYREAMDRFGVDKPDTRFGLEITDHTALLSRTDFRVFAEVASRGGVIRGITAPGLGESSRSELAALEEVAKIGGASGLAWFKVTEAGLTSPLAKFFRAEQMASLREEAGAKPGDLILLVADSFDVACSSLGRLRLHLGEKLGRIDASLHHLLWVTDFPLLEWDKEGKRWGAMHHPFTAPVDEDLPLLSTDPGKVRAKAYDMVLNGSEIGGGSIRIHRKDVQSRMFDLLNIGPEDARVKFGFLLEALEFGAPPHGGIAFGLDRLAMLFSGAKSIRDVIAFPKTQKATCLMTEAPSAVDGKQLRELSIRVTAPEKK; encoded by the coding sequence TTGGACACGTTTCTGCCGGAACACAAGAGGACCATCTACTGCGGCCTGCTCCGGCCGGAGGACATCGGCAAGGAGGTCGTCCTGTGCGGCTGGGTCCACCGGCGCCGGGACCACGGGGGCCTCGTGTTCGTCGACCTGCGCGACCGGGAGGGGCTGGCCCAGGTCGTGATCGATCCCGTCACCTCTCCGGAAGCGCACGCGAAGGCCGACGCCCTGCGGGTGGAGTACGTCCTTTCGGTGCGCGGCGTCGTCCGCCGCCGTCCCCCGGGGACGGAAAACCCGAACCTGCCGACGGGACAGGTCGAGGTGTCGGCGACCGCGCTCGCGATCCTGAACGAGTCGAAGCCGATCCCCTTCTCGCTGGACGACGACACCGACGTGGCCGAAAACGTCCGCCTCAAGTACCGCTACCTCGACCTCCGGCGACCGTCGATCCAGGCGATGTTCATGAAACGCGCGAAGCTCGCCCGCTCCGTGCGGGAGTATTTCTTCGAGAACGGATTCCTCGAGGTGGAGACGCCGGTGCTGACCAAGAGCACCCCCGAGGGGGCGCGCGACTACCTGGTGCCGTCCCGCGTCAACGCGGGGATGTTCTACGCCCTTCCCCAGTCCCCGCAGCTGTTCAAGCAGATCCTGATGATCGCCGGGTACGACCGGTACGCGCAGATCGTCAAGTGCTTCCGCGACGAGGACCTGCGCGCCGACCGGCAGCCTGAGTTCACCCAGATCGACGTCGAGATGTCGTTCATCGACCGGGACGACATCTTCGCGATGATGGAAGGGCTCATGGCCCGCGTCTTCCGCGACGTCCTTGGTGAAGAAATCCGGCATCCCATCCCCCGGATGAGCTACCGGGAGGCGATGGACCGGTTCGGGGTCGACAAGCCCGACACCCGGTTCGGGCTGGAGATCACGGACCACACGGCGCTCCTGTCCAGGACCGACTTCCGGGTCTTCGCCGAGGTGGCGTCGCGCGGCGGCGTGATCCGGGGGATCACGGCGCCCGGTCTGGGCGAATCGAGCCGCTCCGAGCTCGCCGCGCTCGAAGAGGTGGCGAAGATCGGCGGGGCCTCCGGCCTTGCCTGGTTCAAGGTGACCGAGGCGGGGCTGACCTCCCCCCTGGCGAAGTTCTTCCGCGCGGAGCAGATGGCCTCCCTGCGGGAAGAGGCCGGCGCGAAGCCGGGGGACCTGATCCTCCTGGTGGCCGATTCGTTCGACGTGGCGTGCTCCTCCCTCGGACGCCTCCGCCTCCACCTCGGGGAAAAACTCGGGAGGATCGACGCCTCCCTGCACCACCTGTTGTGGGTGACCGACTTCCCGCTTCTCGAGTGGGACAAGGAGGGGAAACGGTGGGGGGCGATGCACCACCCGTTCACGGCGCCGGTCGACGAGGACCTCCCGCTGCTTTCCACGGATCCCGGGAAGGTCCGCGCCAAGGCGTACGACATGGTGCTGAACGGCTCGGAGATCGGGGGGGGGAGCATCCGTATCCACCGGAAGGACGTGCAGTCCCGGATGTTCGATCTGCTGAACATCGGTCCGGAGGACGCCCGGGTGAAGTTCGGCTTCCTTCTGGAGGCCCTGGAGTTCGGGGCGCCGCCGCACGGCGGGATCGCCTTCGGGCTGGACCGGCTGGCGATGCTCTTCTCCGGCGCGAAATCGATTCGCGACGTGATCGCCTTCCCGAAGACCCAGAAGGCGACGTGCCTCATGACGGAGGCCCCCTCCGCGGTCGATGGGAAGCAACTGCGCGAGCTTTCGATCCGGGTGACGGCGCCGGAGAAGAAGTAG